A window of the Brumimicrobium sp. genome harbors these coding sequences:
- a CDS encoding DEAD/DEAH box helicase family protein — translation MIDEALFEPKKLYPFQKETVEEIIEEFKGKNPDFNLLYQLPTGGGKTVIFSEIAKKYIEIWKKKILILTHRIELSVQTSKQLHAIGVKNKIINSDVKSLEDQGEFECFIAMVETLNNRLQDNQNFIDGVGLVIVDEAHYNSFRKIFQYYKEANILGVTATPLSSNKALPLNDHYNKLKIGESISSLIEKGYLSNAETYTYDVNLHGLKIGSNGDFTVSSSEMVYGNFFMQEKLLFAYEEVAVKTKTLIFNSGIETSLRVAETFQKRGFKIKHLDSTFSDRDRKDVLAWFKETPDAILTSVGILTTGFDEPTVETIILNRATRSLTLYHQMIGRGSRRLPNKDTFKLIDLGNNVRRFGIWQDYINWQDAFMYPDRFLESRISEQEDLLFETDYELPRHIQDKIDMEILSQFSMKEVYENYIEKGEKGKLAIDDSVDNHFHAICSKCTNFYDGLELQEAIQEHIEHRLKQYTKCIAKSTKNYFAYLLESYNRQLRQKLRMSLDDE, via the coding sequence ATGATAGACGAAGCCCTTTTTGAACCTAAGAAATTATATCCATTTCAAAAAGAGACAGTAGAGGAGATTATTGAAGAATTTAAAGGAAAGAATCCTGACTTTAATTTATTATATCAACTCCCTACAGGAGGTGGTAAAACAGTTATTTTTTCTGAGATAGCCAAAAAATATATTGAAATATGGAAAAAGAAAATATTAATTCTCACTCACAGGATTGAACTTTCTGTTCAGACGTCTAAACAATTACATGCTATTGGTGTAAAAAACAAGATTATAAATAGCGATGTAAAATCACTTGAAGATCAAGGAGAATTTGAATGTTTTATAGCTATGGTTGAAACCCTGAATAATCGTCTTCAGGATAATCAGAATTTCATTGATGGGGTGGGATTAGTTATTGTAGATGAAGCACACTACAATAGTTTTAGAAAGATATTTCAATATTATAAAGAAGCTAATATTTTGGGTGTTACCGCTACTCCCTTGAGTTCTAATAAAGCTTTGCCCCTAAACGATCATTACAATAAACTAAAAATTGGGGAAAGTATTTCTTCACTTATAGAAAAAGGATATTTATCAAATGCGGAAACCTACACGTATGATGTGAATCTGCATGGGTTAAAAATTGGATCTAACGGAGATTTTACGGTAAGTAGTTCGGAAATGGTCTATGGTAACTTTTTTATGCAGGAAAAACTTTTGTTTGCCTATGAAGAAGTTGCCGTGAAAACGAAAACACTTATTTTTAATTCTGGAATTGAAACGAGTTTACGTGTTGCTGAAACGTTCCAAAAGAGAGGGTTTAAAATCAAACATTTAGATAGTACATTCTCCGATAGAGATAGAAAAGATGTACTCGCTTGGTTTAAGGAAACTCCAGATGCTATTTTGACTTCTGTTGGAATCTTAACTACAGGATTTGATGAACCAACAGTTGAGACAATTATTTTAAATAGAGCAACTCGTTCTTTAACGCTATATCATCAAATGATTGGTAGGGGTTCTAGAAGATTGCCTAATAAAGATACTTTTAAATTAATTGACCTAGGAAACAATGTACGTCGTTTTGGAATCTGGCAAGATTACATTAACTGGCAAGATGCTTTTATGTATCCGGATAGATTCTTGGAATCACGTATCTCTGAACAAGAAGACCTGTTGTTTGAAACGGACTATGAATTACCTCGACATATACAAGATAAAATTGATATGGAAATTCTGTCTCAATTTAGTATGAAAGAAGTATATGAGAATTATATTGAAAAAGGAGAAAAGGGAAAATTAGCTATTGATGACTCTGTAGATAATCACTTTCATGCCATCTGTTCTAAATGTACCAACTTTTATGATGGTTTAGAATTACA
- the thyA gene encoding thymidylate synthase, with the protein MEQYHKLLQHILDNGVDRGDRTGTGTRSVFGYQMRFDLSKGFPMMTTKKLHLKSIIHELLWFIAGDTNIQYLTQNQVRIWDEWPFEIYKKSTEYQGESIREFAERVANDTAFAKKWGNLGPVYGHQWRSWPDGNGGTIDQITQLVHGIKNNPNSRRHIVSAWNVADVDKMALPPCHCLFQFFVAEGKLSCQLYQRSADTFLGVPFNIASYAVFTMMLAQVCGLEPGDFVHTFGDVHLYSNHFEQAKLQLTRTPRTLPTMKINPNVKDIFSFKFEDFELVNYDPYPHIKAEVAV; encoded by the coding sequence ATGGAACAATATCACAAACTTTTACAACATATACTCGATAATGGAGTGGATAGAGGCGATAGAACAGGAACGGGTACTCGCTCTGTTTTTGGATATCAAATGCGATTTGATTTAAGTAAGGGATTCCCCATGATGACCACCAAGAAATTACACCTTAAATCAATCATACATGAGCTTTTATGGTTTATTGCAGGTGACACTAATATACAATATTTAACTCAAAATCAAGTGCGCATCTGGGATGAATGGCCTTTTGAAATTTACAAGAAAAGTACTGAATATCAAGGTGAAAGTATTCGTGAATTTGCAGAAAGAGTTGCCAATGACACTGCTTTTGCAAAGAAATGGGGAAATTTAGGTCCTGTATATGGACACCAATGGCGCTCTTGGCCAGATGGCAATGGTGGTACTATTGACCAAATCACACAGTTGGTTCATGGAATCAAAAATAATCCAAATTCAAGAAGACATATTGTAAGTGCCTGGAATGTAGCTGATGTCGATAAAATGGCTCTTCCTCCATGTCACTGTTTGTTTCAGTTTTTTGTTGCCGAAGGTAAATTGAGTTGCCAACTTTATCAACGTTCTGCGGATACTTTCTTAGGTGTTCCGTTTAATATTGCGAGTTATGCCGTATTTACCATGATGTTAGCTCAAGTATGTGGCCTCGAACCAGGTGATTTTGTACATACTTTTGGAGATGTTCACTTGTATTCAAATCATTTTGAGCAAGCTAAATTACAATTGACACGTACTCCACGCACTTTACCAACTATGAAAATCAATCCGAATGTAAAGGATATTTTTTCCTTTAAATTTGAAGATTTTGAATTGGTAAATTATGATCCTTATCCACATATTAAAGCAGAAGTAGCAGTATAA
- a CDS encoding dihydrofolate reductase: protein MKYIIIVAIGQHREIGKDNNLPWHLPRDMQFFKETTSGHVVMMGRKNWESIPEKFRPLPNRKNIVLTRNKAYQAEGVVVIHDWSELDQYLEEDKICFITGGAEIFKQALDLGKVDEMYITHIDATFEGSDVFFPFVNWEDWNEEEILTYTKDERNAYSFTIKKYAK, encoded by the coding sequence ATGAAGTATATAATCATTGTGGCTATTGGTCAACATAGAGAAATTGGGAAAGACAATAACCTACCTTGGCATTTACCGAGGGACATGCAGTTCTTTAAGGAAACGACTAGCGGACATGTCGTAATGATGGGACGAAAAAATTGGGAATCTATCCCCGAAAAATTCCGACCACTTCCTAATCGAAAAAATATAGTTCTTACCCGAAATAAAGCATATCAAGCAGAGGGAGTTGTAGTTATCCATGACTGGAGTGAACTGGACCAATACCTAGAAGAAGATAAAATCTGTTTTATTACAGGGGGAGCAGAAATATTTAAACAAGCACTAGACTTAGGAAAAGTGGACGAAATGTACATCACACACATAGATGCTACCTTTGAAGGATCTGACGTATTCTTCCCTTTTGTAAATTGGGAGGATTGGAATGAAGAAGAAATTTTAACTTATACTAAAGACGAAAGAAACGCGTATTCGTTTACCATTAAAAAGTATGCGAAATAA
- a CDS encoding DNA topoisomerase 3: MKVCIAEKPSVAGDIAKIIGANQRKDGYYEGNGYQVTWTFGHLCTLKEPHDYLDKWKYWDLRELPMIPSKFGIKLIANQGVEKQFRVIERLLHSADEIINCGDAGQEGEVIQRWVYHKAKATAPTKRLWISSLTEEAIKEGFNNLKDASKYDNLYAAGSTRAIGDWILGMNATRLFTKKFAQQKQVLSIGRVQTPTLAMIVNRQLEIDNFKPEDYWELRTIYRETEFNSVLGKIQKKEKAEYALSKIKEEEFEITSFEQKEGTEKPPHLFDLTSLQVNANRKYGFSADMTLKLIQGLYEKKLVTYPRVDTTYLPDDMYPKIPDILKNLDYYQELTQPLLAEKIKKSNQVFNNKKVTDHHAIIPTGVKMSGVSPDEQKIYDMVVRQFLAAFYPDCKVSNTTVLGEVLKLEFKATGKQILSPGWRVVFPKTKSSEEEKKEGEENIMPVFVKGEKGKHEPRVDQKQTTPPKPYTEATLLRAMETAGKQVKDEETRELMKDNGIGRPSTRANIIETLFRRKYIQRKGKSIEATETGIDLIRVIENETLKSPELTGDWERKLRLIEKGEYQPEQFKKELIEMVVDLTNEVLFNSHHKNVRIIEDKPKEEKAKKTTKKQELDLNSITCPSCKNTGFIKGKSAYGCANYKNGCKLIIPFEFLGKKLTDKQLSDLLIKNETSVIKGFIILGSNEKKDGKLTLTPDFNITLTEK, from the coding sequence ATGAAAGTTTGTATTGCGGAGAAACCAAGTGTTGCCGGAGATATTGCTAAAATAATTGGTGCTAATCAACGGAAAGATGGCTATTACGAAGGTAATGGCTATCAAGTCACATGGACCTTTGGGCATTTATGCACTCTGAAAGAGCCACACGATTATCTGGATAAATGGAAATACTGGGATTTAAGGGAGCTCCCCATGATTCCTTCTAAATTTGGAATTAAACTCATCGCAAATCAAGGAGTTGAAAAACAATTCAGAGTCATAGAACGATTACTACATTCTGCTGATGAAATCATAAATTGTGGGGATGCCGGGCAAGAGGGAGAAGTTATACAGCGTTGGGTATATCACAAAGCAAAGGCAACTGCTCCTACCAAACGTTTGTGGATTAGCTCCTTGACAGAAGAGGCAATCAAAGAAGGTTTTAACAACTTAAAAGATGCCTCTAAATACGACAATTTATATGCCGCTGGAAGTACGCGTGCTATTGGTGATTGGATTCTGGGAATGAACGCCACACGTCTATTTACAAAAAAATTCGCACAACAAAAACAAGTATTATCTATTGGTCGGGTACAAACTCCTACCCTAGCCATGATCGTCAACAGACAATTAGAAATAGACAACTTCAAACCAGAAGATTACTGGGAGTTGAGAACCATATACCGAGAAACAGAATTTAATAGTGTACTTGGAAAGATACAAAAGAAGGAGAAAGCTGAGTATGCACTTAGCAAAATAAAAGAAGAGGAATTTGAAATTACTTCTTTTGAACAAAAGGAAGGAACAGAAAAACCCCCACATCTCTTTGATTTAACTTCTTTACAAGTTAATGCCAACCGGAAATATGGCTTTTCAGCAGACATGACGCTAAAATTGATTCAAGGTTTATACGAGAAAAAATTGGTTACTTACCCACGTGTGGACACTACTTATTTGCCTGATGATATGTACCCGAAGATTCCGGATATTCTAAAAAACTTGGATTACTATCAGGAATTGACACAGCCGCTTTTAGCAGAAAAAATCAAAAAGAGCAATCAAGTATTCAATAATAAGAAAGTAACCGACCACCATGCCATAATTCCTACAGGTGTAAAAATGAGTGGGGTAAGTCCAGATGAACAGAAGATATATGACATGGTGGTACGACAGTTCTTGGCAGCTTTTTACCCTGATTGCAAAGTGAGTAACACCACTGTTTTGGGAGAAGTGCTGAAATTAGAATTTAAAGCCACTGGAAAGCAAATTCTATCACCTGGTTGGCGTGTGGTTTTTCCTAAGACTAAATCCAGTGAAGAGGAAAAGAAAGAGGGAGAAGAAAATATTATGCCTGTGTTTGTGAAAGGTGAAAAAGGAAAACATGAACCTCGTGTGGATCAGAAACAAACTACTCCACCCAAACCTTATACAGAAGCGACTTTGTTACGAGCCATGGAAACCGCTGGAAAACAAGTAAAAGATGAAGAGACTCGTGAATTGATGAAAGATAATGGCATCGGGCGACCATCTACGAGAGCCAACATCATTGAAACGCTTTTCCGAAGAAAATATATTCAACGAAAGGGAAAATCTATTGAGGCAACTGAGACTGGTATCGATTTGATACGTGTAATAGAAAATGAAACTTTGAAATCTCCCGAATTAACAGGAGATTGGGAGCGTAAATTACGACTTATCGAAAAAGGTGAGTACCAACCTGAACAGTTTAAAAAGGAATTAATTGAAATGGTAGTGGATTTAACCAATGAAGTATTGTTTAATTCACATCATAAAAATGTTCGGATTATTGAAGATAAGCCAAAAGAAGAAAAAGCCAAAAAAACAACTAAGAAGCAAGAATTGGATTTAAATTCAATCACGTGTCCAAGTTGCAAAAATACAGGGTTTATCAAAGGAAAGTCAGCTTATGGTTGTGCTAATTATAAAAACGGTTGCAAACTGATTATTCCGTTTGAATTCTTAGGAAAGAAGCTTACTGATAAACAATTATCTGACTTATTAATCAAAAATGAAACATCTGTTATCAAAGGGTTCATCATACTGGGAAGCAATGAAAAAAAGGATGGAAAACTTACTCTGACTCCAGATTTTAATATAACTTTAACTGAGAAATAA
- a CDS encoding formylglycine-generating enzyme family protein has protein sequence MVKSIVGPYNMFRIIFIGVCFLISYDFYGQTYTPLDNLGELVKIKGGKTTIGNANFEDAQPLLQVKVYSFQIQKNEVTNAQFAQFVAATNYQTLAEKNGGSFVFQLDFPKDSTELENSPWWEFTGGANWKHPQGANSSIQGKENYPAIHIAYEDACAYCAWLEMRLPTEVEWEYAARQNGEVTQFNNWQGNFPYENTLSDGFMEAAPVGNYPAGKLGLYDMQGNVWEWCLDSYHAHAYHYASESKILSYKPLVPTGFDPYFQNEETKVIRGGSFLCAENSCRGYALGMRMRSSVEMTFSHIGFRCVKGKK, from the coding sequence ATGGTAAAATCTATCGTTGGGCCGTATAATATGTTTCGTATCATTTTCATAGGTGTATGTTTTTTAATATCGTATGATTTTTATGGTCAAACATATACTCCTTTAGATAATCTCGGAGAATTAGTAAAAATTAAAGGAGGGAAAACCACAATAGGTAATGCCAATTTTGAAGATGCACAACCTTTGTTGCAAGTAAAGGTTTATAGTTTTCAAATACAAAAAAATGAAGTTACCAACGCACAGTTTGCTCAATTTGTAGCTGCAACGAATTATCAAACCTTAGCGGAGAAAAATGGAGGTTCTTTTGTTTTTCAACTAGATTTTCCAAAAGATTCGACCGAACTGGAAAATTCACCTTGGTGGGAATTTACGGGAGGAGCGAATTGGAAGCATCCACAAGGAGCAAATTCTTCTATTCAAGGAAAAGAAAATTATCCTGCCATACATATCGCATACGAAGATGCGTGTGCTTATTGTGCGTGGTTGGAGATGCGTTTGCCAACGGAGGTGGAGTGGGAATATGCGGCTCGACAAAATGGAGAAGTTACGCAATTTAATAATTGGCAAGGGAATTTCCCGTACGAAAATACTTTATCAGATGGTTTTATGGAGGCAGCACCTGTAGGTAATTACCCTGCGGGCAAACTTGGACTTTATGATATGCAAGGAAATGTATGGGAGTGGTGTTTAGATTCCTACCATGCACATGCGTATCACTATGCGAGTGAGTCTAAAATTCTATCTTATAAACCGCTAGTTCCAACAGGTTTTGATCCCTATTTTCAAAACGAGGAAACAAAGGTTATTCGTGGAGGTTCTTTCTTATGTGCAGAGAATTCGTGTCGCGGTTATGCATTAGGAATGCGTATGCGTTCCTCTGTTGAGATGACTTTTTCTCATATCGGATTTCGGTGTGTAAAAGGGAAGAAATAG
- a CDS encoding sulfatase-like hydrolase/transferase, with amino-acid sequence MHWKLLILFLFLVEMSSAQKYYPPVPFDSALYEGKQYYLTVENKTNTAQKNVILIVADDMGKFDLSIYGNPYIQTPNIDAIAQSGILFNAGYATAAVCSPSRAGFITGRYQQRFGFHVQPHQRYPKNKFELWAFRNLINTNSLHPEGWAKYPNKENKSKMGLPQSEITIAEMLKMNGYRTALCGKWHLGYNAPLLPEYFGFDYRYGFNEAYSLFADPKDPTIVNARIKEFTDKVIWKGGRKGACAIFENGVEVEEKEYLTYAFFRKAKEFIGEKNEQPFFVFLPVNAPHTPYQAPKDIYDKLDHISEHNKRVYYAMIVALDNAIGDLVDYLKRTNQYENTLIIFTSDNGAALYSGTVNNEPLNAGKFTLFEGGVNIPFMMSCPSAIKEHLEISQPVSLLDIFPTIADFTHSKMPTDREYDGVSLSNCFLGDSIELERQREAIYWYSDYNSAIRVGNYKLIINDLDNTVDLYNLKTDPYEKNNLSNNQEEIEKLKAQLTTWKNLMPRMYWPRIMNYEVEINGKIYRWAV; translated from the coding sequence ATGCATTGGAAACTACTTATCCTATTCTTGTTTTTAGTAGAAATGAGTTCTGCTCAAAAATATTACCCACCAGTGCCCTTTGATTCTGCTTTATATGAGGGGAAGCAGTATTATTTGACTGTAGAAAATAAAACAAATACAGCTCAAAAAAATGTAATCCTGATTGTCGCGGACGATATGGGTAAATTTGACCTTTCTATATACGGTAATCCGTACATCCAGACGCCAAATATTGATGCCATTGCTCAAAGTGGGATTTTATTTAATGCTGGTTATGCAACGGCAGCTGTTTGTAGTCCGTCGCGTGCTGGATTTATTACAGGGAGGTATCAACAGCGTTTTGGCTTTCACGTACAACCTCATCAACGCTATCCAAAGAATAAGTTTGAGTTATGGGCATTCCGTAATTTAATTAATACTAATTCCTTACATCCGGAAGGCTGGGCGAAATATCCCAATAAAGAGAATAAATCAAAGATGGGTTTACCCCAATCTGAAATTACGATCGCCGAAATGCTAAAGATGAATGGATATCGCACGGCACTTTGTGGAAAATGGCATTTGGGCTACAATGCACCTTTGTTACCTGAATATTTTGGCTTTGACTATCGCTATGGCTTTAATGAGGCCTATTCTTTATTTGCAGATCCGAAAGATCCAACTATTGTCAATGCACGCATCAAAGAATTTACGGATAAAGTGATTTGGAAAGGTGGAAGAAAAGGTGCATGTGCCATCTTTGAAAATGGAGTAGAGGTGGAAGAAAAAGAATATTTGACTTATGCTTTCTTCCGAAAAGCTAAAGAATTTATTGGCGAAAAGAATGAACAACCATTCTTTGTGTTTTTACCTGTAAATGCGCCGCATACTCCCTATCAAGCTCCAAAGGATATTTATGATAAACTAGACCATATATCTGAGCATAATAAGCGTGTGTATTATGCGATGATTGTTGCACTGGACAATGCTATTGGTGATTTAGTTGATTATCTAAAAAGAACCAATCAATATGAAAACACGCTTATCATTTTCACAAGTGACAATGGCGCGGCTTTGTACTCGGGTACGGTGAATAATGAACCTCTTAATGCGGGTAAATTCACCTTATTTGAAGGAGGAGTTAATATTCCGTTTATGATGTCTTGTCCGAGTGCCATCAAAGAACATTTAGAAATTAGTCAACCGGTCAGTTTGTTAGATATTTTTCCAACCATAGCAGATTTTACACATTCTAAGATGCCTACAGATCGGGAGTATGATGGGGTTTCATTGAGTAATTGTTTTTTAGGGGATTCGATAGAATTGGAAAGACAGCGAGAAGCTATCTATTGGTATTCGGATTATAATTCTGCTATTCGCGTGGGAAATTACAAGTTAATCATTAACGATTTGGACAATACAGTTGACTTATATAATCTCAAAACAGATCCTTACGAGAAAAATAACCTATCGAATAATCAGGAGGAAATTGAAAAATTAAAAGCTCAGTTAACAACTTGGAAAAATTTAATGCCTCGTATGTATTGGCCTCGTATCATGAATTATGAGGTAGAAATTAATGGTAAAATCTATCGTTGGGCCGTATAA
- a CDS encoding caspase family protein, whose translation MRNFLLFIVFCTIAVLTFAQGDRGSRAVPTHEDEIKNTYALIIGISDYENLQSLQFADQDALAMEDFLSGEWGANIPKENIRLLLNNHAKNGDILENGMTWLYDKVKPGDRAIIYFAGHGISVGNNDAYLLSYNTIQEFNTANIFMSGGIPMLQVKRNFIAPMYQNGVQVLLIIDACRSFDIARIIKE comes from the coding sequence ATGAGAAATTTTCTCCTATTTATTGTTTTTTGCACAATTGCAGTTCTGACGTTTGCACAGGGGGATAGAGGCTCGCGGGCTGTGCCTACTCATGAAGATGAAATTAAGAATACCTATGCACTCATCATTGGGATTTCTGATTATGAAAACTTACAATCTCTTCAATTTGCTGATCAAGATGCCTTGGCAATGGAAGACTTCTTATCGGGAGAATGGGGCGCAAATATTCCAAAAGAGAACATTCGTTTACTGTTAAATAACCATGCTAAGAATGGAGATATCCTAGAAAATGGAATGACTTGGTTATACGATAAAGTAAAACCAGGAGATAGAGCGATTATCTACTTTGCAGGACATGGAATATCAGTTGGAAATAATGATGCATATTTACTTTCCTATAATACTATTCAGGAGTTTAATACGGCCAATATTTTTATGTCGGGTGGTATTCCAATGTTACAAGTAAAACGAAATTTTATTGCACCTATGTACCAGAATGGGGTACAAGTACTGTTAATCATTGATGCTTGTCGCTCTTTTGATATTGCACGTATTATCAAAGAATAA
- a CDS encoding T9SS type A sorting domain-containing protein gives MINTLGEVITNELPTPSSDNNYVIDVRDYEKGIYWLRVQTESENFTQKIIIN, from the coding sequence TTGATAAACACTTTAGGGGAGGTTATTACAAATGAACTTCCAACTCCATCTTCAGATAATAATTATGTGATTGACGTGAGAGATTATGAGAAAGGTATTTATTGGTTAAGAGTTCAAACTGAGAGTGAGAACTTTACTCAAAAAATAATAATAAATTAA